In Phragmitibacter flavus, the following are encoded in one genomic region:
- a CDS encoding beta strand repeat-containing protein, producing the protein MNVTSLFFQSPVNRCRRGSFHVWLALVCSLLPVTLLQAQLTRVWVGDGATAAWEDVLNWDGAVPGSTDGTLSLDTATFNSDEGPTAVVVDQNRSIQSMVFAAGAGAYTVGGEGAGLGNGLNLTSGGSITVNSGVTSVTTFHAPLVIQPLTSDAAGTYTFTNNATNVGSDANPYKLNFEGAISGGVTSSSVTLNLTGTAGSRQNNASGNNISGLISNGGAAGGLSVVVTGAGGGNNGAWALTNNANSYTGNTTVGAGTLLFSSFGNVGENSAIGAGDALIINSGAHAKYTGGTATTNRAITGNGGLLYNNGAGVLTLDGNISMTGSIIFRGTSTSNIVVNGSISGANVGVGRTDGGTNGTLFLNNNANSFAGNAFAQDGIISVATIGMKNQASALGAGTIFTFGQNSATVGRLFYTGATTTTDRDIRLQNGNAVSSGNGRLENHGTGILTWTGSVLATSSTAEHASSFELGGSANGVMSGVIGGTVAAPGNTTATRFSKFGAGLWELQAANNYSGNTAINEGTLLVTNVTGSGTGTSNVATSGSATLGGTGFVTGAAGKSLVIAAGSGLMVGNTHGTAVGEVGAGGYVGAVSEFTLGSAVDVGITLAGELRFDLFGASDGVTAGASDRLRLLTTATELTLGGSVAVANATGEANWRAVGGTGWTTGLWQLVDWSGVGAAAKNGTFSYGIDSSALAIGYEWDTSNFLTDGTISVQQIDAADIHIWSGAESNAWNEALNWTAGTTPTASNDVIFDAAGPTATVTNGDANVRNVVFTGAADYSISPGSGGVLYVRGNAVDGATIEVRGGIQTINSNLRFGDNSSELFIINNGVAANDGNSLLFTDGITANDFDQGAAATDKLLTISGSGNTLISRFERRHNTYDLTIVKEGSGTVTISGFNGSDAGVNATGTITGSMTINEGKVRINNERNLGGNPEVYDAGHLTLNGGVLGAFGNVLIDDENRGVSLGENGGEFEVEGTFTMGIANVISGSGSLTKSNTGTLSLLAANLYTGDTFVQGGTLNVGNISGSATGFGSVFVEGASMLSGFGLVAGKEGGQIAIGADAFLRVGNNHNNSSGVPGLLTLGSVADVGITLAGDMQFDLFGNEAGLTLSESDRLQLFTTAEVLTLGGTVVVANASGQSGWTSGTWQLIDWSGVDFDETSLDGGLDFDFTATMGSLATGFDWDVSQFLVDGTISVVATAGAFVWEGDDAVDPASWKVGGNWLSGVAPGAGDDVVFAGGTGVTATQHRGDQSFRNLIFTGERDYQIAAGTGGGVLFAFGDSLEVRGGTQQINAELRPRNGGTYNIINDGSLSITSFMTNSSAAVDIVFSGSGNTSVPFVKRRSSQVVNLIKNGSGTVTFNGGTDLDGDNGDTGFTASGSYITGTTTINEGVVRTNDERNLGGNPLAFNAAHLTINGGTLSAYANVTIDDANRGVTFGANGATLGVEQAADLFTVANVVTGAGGLEKIGPGILEFTAANTYSGDTLIRSGSFLANNTAGSATGSGSVSTLLDSGATLGGSGSISGGDSGSITLSAGTQLMVGSTHGVGGAPQTLTLGSADVLDLDVSLSGTLQFDLMSGVDMNDLLVIEASGELIFDDAMVLIAAVDSSLWMEGQTWKLIDWSGGEAPVGEEGLQLANSVFGEYFLTSSFEPDGFYVTASAVPEPGRALLLLLGLLGWSLRRRR; encoded by the coding sequence ATGAACGTGACTTCCCTTTTCTTCCAATCCCCTGTGAATCGTTGCAGGCGGGGATCTTTTCATGTTTGGCTGGCATTGGTGTGCAGCCTGCTGCCAGTGACGCTGCTTCAGGCTCAACTGACGCGTGTGTGGGTTGGCGACGGTGCGACCGCGGCGTGGGAGGATGTGCTGAATTGGGATGGGGCGGTGCCGGGGTCGACGGATGGCACGTTGAGTCTCGACACGGCCACGTTTAACAGCGACGAGGGCCCGACAGCGGTGGTGGTGGATCAGAATCGGAGCATTCAATCGATGGTGTTTGCTGCTGGAGCGGGGGCCTATACCGTTGGCGGCGAAGGTGCTGGTCTGGGCAATGGATTGAACCTCACGTCCGGTGGATCCATCACGGTGAATTCGGGGGTGACCAGCGTGACGACCTTTCATGCGCCGCTGGTGATTCAACCGCTGACCAGTGATGCTGCGGGGACTTATACGTTTACCAACAATGCGACCAATGTTGGGAGCGATGCCAACCCGTATAAATTGAATTTTGAGGGTGCCATTTCCGGTGGTGTGACGAGCTCCTCGGTGACGTTGAATCTGACCGGCACCGCTGGCAGTCGTCAGAACAATGCCTCTGGAAACAACATCAGCGGATTGATTTCCAATGGCGGAGCCGCAGGGGGATTGTCCGTGGTGGTGACGGGTGCCGGCGGGGGAAACAACGGTGCGTGGGCCTTGACCAACAATGCCAACAGCTACACCGGCAACACAACGGTGGGGGCCGGGACCCTGTTGTTTTCGAGTTTTGGGAATGTCGGCGAAAACAGCGCGATTGGAGCCGGTGACGCTTTGATCATCAATTCTGGTGCGCATGCCAAATACACGGGCGGCACGGCGACGACCAACCGGGCCATCACGGGCAACGGCGGGTTGCTTTACAACAATGGAGCAGGGGTGTTGACGCTGGATGGAAACATTTCCATGACAGGCTCGATCATTTTTCGCGGGACATCGACCTCCAACATTGTAGTGAACGGTTCAATCTCTGGTGCGAATGTTGGGGTTGGTCGCACTGACGGTGGCACCAACGGAACGCTGTTCCTCAACAACAATGCGAATAGTTTCGCAGGAAATGCGTTTGCCCAAGACGGGATCATCAGTGTGGCGACGATCGGGATGAAGAACCAGGCGTCGGCGCTCGGTGCGGGAACGATATTCACCTTTGGACAAAACAGCGCCACGGTTGGCCGGCTTTTTTACACAGGCGCGACGACAACGACCGATCGTGACATCCGGCTGCAAAACGGCAACGCGGTGAGCAGCGGCAATGGGCGGTTGGAAAACCATGGCACGGGCATTCTCACCTGGACGGGTTCCGTGCTTGCCACCAGTTCCACGGCTGAGCATGCATCGAGTTTCGAGTTGGGCGGAAGTGCCAATGGGGTGATGAGCGGGGTCATCGGCGGCACGGTGGCGGCTCCAGGCAATACAACGGCAACTCGGTTCAGCAAGTTTGGTGCAGGCCTCTGGGAGCTGCAGGCGGCGAACAACTACTCTGGCAATACGGCGATCAATGAGGGCACCTTGCTTGTGACCAATGTCACCGGTTCGGGAACGGGGACGAGCAATGTCGCGACGAGCGGTTCGGCCACGCTGGGCGGGACCGGGTTTGTCACCGGGGCGGCGGGAAAGAGCCTGGTGATCGCGGCGGGGTCTGGCTTGATGGTGGGCAATACGCATGGAACGGCGGTGGGCGAGGTGGGTGCAGGAGGTTACGTTGGTGCGGTGTCGGAGTTCACCTTGGGCTCGGCGGTGGATGTGGGCATCACGCTTGCGGGTGAGCTGCGCTTTGATTTGTTTGGTGCCTCCGATGGCGTGACGGCGGGTGCGTCAGATCGTTTGAGATTGTTGACGACGGCGACTGAGTTGACTTTGGGTGGCAGTGTTGCAGTGGCCAATGCAACGGGGGAGGCGAACTGGCGTGCAGTGGGGGGAACTGGCTGGACGACTGGGTTGTGGCAGTTGGTCGATTGGAGCGGAGTGGGTGCGGCGGCGAAGAATGGGACCTTCAGTTATGGGATCGACAGTTCCGCATTGGCGATTGGTTATGAGTGGGACACCAGCAATTTTCTTACGGACGGCACCATCTCGGTGCAGCAGATCGATGCAGCCGATATTCATATCTGGAGCGGTGCGGAGAGCAACGCATGGAATGAGGCGCTGAACTGGACGGCGGGCACCACGCCGACAGCCTCCAACGATGTGATCTTTGATGCGGCGGGACCGACGGCGACGGTTACCAACGGGGATGCCAATGTGCGAAATGTGGTGTTTACCGGGGCTGCGGATTATTCGATCTCGCCTGGCTCAGGCGGGGTGCTTTATGTGCGCGGAAACGCGGTTGATGGTGCCACCATTGAGGTCAGGGGCGGCATCCAGACAATCAATTCGAACCTGCGTTTTGGAGATAACAGCTCCGAGTTGTTTATCATCAACAACGGTGTGGCGGCTAATGATGGCAACTCGCTGTTGTTCACCGACGGCATCACGGCGAATGATTTTGATCAAGGCGCGGCTGCTACGGACAAGTTGCTGACCATCAGCGGATCGGGCAACACGCTCATTTCTCGATTTGAACGGCGTCACAACACCTATGACCTGACGATCGTCAAGGAGGGCAGTGGAACGGTCACCATCAGCGGCTTCAACGGGAGTGATGCTGGTGTCAATGCAACTGGCACGATCACGGGCAGCATGACCATCAATGAAGGGAAGGTGCGCATCAACAATGAGCGCAATCTTGGAGGCAATCCGGAGGTTTACGATGCGGGGCATCTGACCTTGAACGGCGGTGTGCTGGGGGCATTTGGCAACGTCCTGATTGATGATGAGAATCGCGGCGTGAGCTTGGGTGAAAATGGTGGTGAATTTGAGGTTGAGGGGACTTTCACCATGGGAATTGCCAACGTCATTTCAGGTTCTGGCTCATTGACGAAGAGCAACACCGGAACGTTGAGTCTGTTGGCGGCGAATCTTTACACCGGAGATACTTTTGTTCAGGGCGGAACGCTGAACGTGGGAAACATCAGCGGCTCGGCCACGGGCTTTGGCAGTGTTTTTGTGGAGGGGGCATCGATGCTGAGCGGGTTTGGATTGGTCGCGGGGAAAGAGGGTGGCCAGATCGCGATTGGTGCCGATGCCTTTTTGCGGGTGGGCAACAATCACAACAACAGCAGCGGCGTTCCTGGTTTGCTGACGTTGGGCAGTGTGGCGGATGTGGGGATCACACTGGCAGGGGACATGCAGTTTGATTTGTTCGGCAACGAGGCGGGGCTGACCTTGTCGGAGTCGGATCGTTTGCAGTTGTTCACCACGGCGGAGGTGTTGACTCTGGGCGGGACAGTGGTGGTGGCGAATGCCAGTGGTCAGTCGGGGTGGACCAGTGGAACCTGGCAGTTGATCGACTGGAGCGGGGTGGACTTTGACGAGACTTCGCTGGACGGTGGCTTGGATTTTGATTTCACGGCGACGATGGGCAGTCTGGCGACTGGATTTGACTGGGACGTGAGCCAGTTTCTTGTGGACGGCACGATTTCGGTGGTGGCCACGGCGGGGGCTTTCGTCTGGGAGGGGGATGATGCGGTGGACCCGGCGTCCTGGAAGGTCGGGGGCAACTGGCTGTCCGGTGTTGCTCCGGGGGCGGGCGATGATGTCGTTTTTGCGGGAGGAACTGGAGTAACAGCGACGCAGCATCGCGGCGATCAAAGCTTCCGCAATCTCATCTTCACCGGAGAGCGCGACTACCAGATTGCTGCAGGAACCGGCGGCGGTGTGCTCTTCGCTTTTGGAGATTCATTGGAGGTTCGCGGTGGAACGCAGCAGATCAATGCGGAGCTGAGGCCACGCAATGGCGGAACTTATAACATCATCAACGATGGCAGCTTGAGCATCACCAGCTTCATGACCAACAGCAGCGCTGCCGTGGATATTGTCTTTAGTGGATCCGGCAACACCAGCGTGCCGTTTGTCAAACGCCGCTCCAGCCAGGTGGTGAACCTGATCAAAAACGGTTCGGGCACCGTTACTTTCAACGGGGGCACGGACCTTGACGGGGACAATGGAGACACCGGCTTTACGGCCTCTGGATCTTATATTACGGGAACGACCACCATCAACGAAGGAGTGGTGCGGACCAATGATGAGCGCAACCTGGGTGGTAATCCGCTGGCGTTCAATGCAGCCCATCTGACCATCAACGGCGGGACCTTGTCGGCTTATGCAAACGTGACCATTGATGATGCAAATCGTGGGGTGACCTTTGGGGCAAACGGTGCGACTTTGGGGGTTGAGCAGGCAGCCGATCTTTTCACGGTGGCGAATGTGGTTACCGGGGCCGGAGGGTTGGAGAAGATCGGTCCGGGCATCCTGGAGTTCACCGCAGCCAATACCTATTCCGGAGACACGTTGATTCGTTCGGGAAGCTTTTTGGCGAACAACACGGCTGGTTCCGCGACGGGTTCCGGTAGTGTGAGCACCTTGTTGGACAGTGGTGCGACGCTTGGTGGATCGGGCAGTATTTCTGGTGGCGACAGCGGCAGCATCACACTGAGTGCCGGCACCCAGCTGATGGTGGGGTCGACGCATGGAGTGGGCGGTGCGCCGCAGACACTGACGTTGGGTTCGGCAGATGTGTTGGATCTGGACGTTTCGTTGTCGGGGACCTTGCAGTTTGATCTGATGAGCGGTGTGGATATGAATGATCTGTTGGTGATTGAGGCATCGGGCGAGTTAATTTTTGATGATGCGATGGTGTTGATTGCGGCGGTTGATTCTTCTTTGTGGATGGAGGGGCAGACGTGGAAGTTGATTGACTGGTCGGGTGGTGAGGCGCCGGTTGGGGAAGAAGGTCTGCAACTTGCCAATTCGGTGTTTGGTGAATACTTTTTGACCTCGTCGTTTGAGCCGGACGGTTTTTACGTGACGGCTTCTGCCGTGCCGGAGCCAGGAAGGGCGTTGCTGCTGTTGCTTGGACTGTTGGGATGGAGCCTCCGTCGCCGCCGGTAG
- a CDS encoding autotransporter-associated beta strand repeat-containing protein — protein sequence MIPLQINRFTRFIPIFLGACLMMATSMRSYAFEWIGPSGVQAWNVDENWSFGVPGAIGGTTGDVAIFFEDNGPTSVTIDEDRWIGGIGFFTGAGAYTLGSEGANGGFALHMVDQSQIIMDAGVTQNLTIDAPLIIEPTSATDAGALSLINIAANGAVGPRMIVNGNISSGVTSQGATLALDSSVGTRNAVGGANLVSGVISDGGAAQGLTVTLRSISTNASGGATPSAERGAWNLTGLSTYTGDTVLESGALFFNTIGLAGQASAIGAGDTFRLGGGSIALYTGASATTDRAIISNGGTWFNNTGNSTVTITDAGSVTLTGSLTFRGSGSFSIDALITGSGSLSRTDGGTVFLNNVNNRFTGGISISTGTFEAASIATIAQAAIDGSAIGAGTTIALGQNQANVPVGRLRVSSATGGTTDRAITLNNGANSPATGSGGILESGVAGQTVTFSGTVKTASATVTHASYLGLTGVGNGVMSNIIGGTNADAAANVNLRLEKSGAGTWELQRANQYYRGTLVSAGTLLATNTTGSATGSGEITVNGTGILGGTGIVGGAAGSTITVGNTGTVMVGNTHNIATGMMSAAGYTAAESTFTLGSGADVDMNLQGTFQFDLFGYGDAGTTFGDADLLSFDTTGMITIGSAAVISMADVSGGSNWTTGTWQLVDWSGVDPSMVTGSFTFDLDTDSLAFGYGWDVSQFMTNGTISIIDIPTQTWIGSGVDQPTQSWANAANWENNNVPGPTDDVFFDSAGTVLGGQTRVITAIDENKSFRNLYFSGAQNYLINTGSGGVMYGYGTVLEVQGGNQSFGAQFRVANGVDNEFNIINNGTLNFSQPIMYHRLSGSVANKTLIFSGSGDTTVNHFQRRMNNYDLSIVKNGTGTLTLTGSTAIAAEANLAGAITGTMTVNDGILRINQEGNLGANPAAFNPGHLTINGGTVSAYADVTIDDENRGVTFGEEGATLRVENAAQTFAVNTPVTGAGGLVKTGPGTLSLGGANTYLGDTVVSSGVLLAVNELGSATGIGNVSVASGATLGGSGAISGGNSISVVSGSFLRVGTSHGSPGAAAEVLQLGLGGAANVAIQGTMQFDIRGAGSLLPLDDNYYDSANTSNDFLEIETLGSLSLSGGVVEVSVESTMDWVDGHIWKLIDWSNMMPSSVDTTGLTLATTVFDGFMLEQIIRNDGYYVMAIVPEPGRAVLLMVGAMVLVLRRKRD from the coding sequence ATGATTCCCCTCCAAATCAATAGATTCACCCGCTTCATTCCCATCTTCCTGGGGGCTTGTTTGATGATGGCCACCAGTATGAGATCGTATGCATTTGAATGGATTGGACCGAGTGGCGTGCAAGCGTGGAACGTCGACGAAAATTGGAGCTTTGGCGTGCCTGGCGCGATTGGTGGCACTACGGGTGATGTTGCCATATTCTTTGAAGACAACGGTCCCACGTCAGTCACGATTGACGAAGACCGGTGGATAGGTGGAATTGGATTTTTCACCGGAGCAGGCGCATATACATTGGGCAGTGAGGGAGCCAATGGAGGTTTCGCCTTGCACATGGTGGATCAGTCACAGATCATCATGGATGCCGGGGTGACGCAAAACCTGACTATTGATGCGCCGCTGATCATTGAGCCTACCAGCGCGACGGATGCCGGGGCGTTGTCGTTGATCAACATCGCGGCCAATGGGGCGGTGGGTCCTCGCATGATTGTGAATGGCAACATCTCTTCTGGCGTCACCTCTCAAGGTGCGACCCTGGCACTTGATTCATCGGTTGGGACAAGGAATGCGGTTGGCGGAGCGAATTTGGTTTCAGGAGTGATTTCCGATGGCGGTGCAGCTCAGGGGTTGACGGTAACCCTCAGGAGCATTTCGACAAATGCTTCCGGCGGTGCAACCCCATCAGCCGAGCGTGGGGCCTGGAATCTCACCGGGCTCAGCACTTACACGGGAGATACGGTGTTGGAGAGCGGGGCGCTTTTTTTCAATACCATCGGATTGGCTGGCCAAGCCAGCGCCATTGGGGCGGGCGATACTTTCAGACTCGGAGGTGGTTCCATCGCCTTATACACTGGGGCATCGGCTACGACCGATCGGGCCATCATTAGCAACGGGGGCACGTGGTTTAACAACACCGGCAACTCCACCGTCACCATCACTGACGCAGGGAGTGTGACCCTCACCGGCTCACTTACGTTCCGGGGTAGCGGCAGCTTTAGTATTGATGCTCTCATCACCGGGTCAGGGTCACTGAGCCGAACGGATGGTGGGACGGTGTTTCTGAACAACGTTAACAACAGGTTTACTGGAGGGATTAGCATTTCGACCGGGACCTTTGAAGCTGCATCGATTGCCACGATAGCTCAGGCCGCCATTGATGGATCTGCCATTGGGGCAGGAACAACGATTGCCCTAGGACAAAATCAGGCCAATGTGCCTGTGGGACGCCTTCGAGTTAGCAGTGCAACAGGAGGAACGACCGATCGTGCGATTACTTTAAACAACGGGGCCAATTCCCCTGCCACCGGAAGTGGCGGCATTCTTGAAAGCGGTGTCGCCGGCCAAACAGTGACTTTCTCGGGAACCGTCAAAACTGCGTCCGCAACGGTAACCCATGCGAGTTATCTTGGTTTAACGGGAGTTGGAAACGGAGTGATGTCCAACATCATTGGCGGCACCAATGCGGATGCTGCGGCCAACGTGAATCTTCGGCTTGAGAAAAGCGGAGCGGGCACTTGGGAATTGCAGAGGGCGAATCAATATTATCGCGGCACCTTGGTGAGTGCGGGGACATTGTTGGCAACGAACACGACGGGTTCTGCGACAGGATCGGGGGAGATTACCGTCAATGGAACAGGCATCCTCGGCGGCACTGGAATTGTCGGAGGCGCTGCGGGGTCGACGATCACCGTTGGCAACACGGGCACGGTGATGGTGGGGAATACTCACAACATCGCCACGGGAATGATGAGCGCGGCAGGTTACACGGCTGCTGAGTCAACCTTCACCTTGGGAAGTGGCGCTGATGTGGACATGAATCTTCAGGGAACCTTCCAATTTGACCTGTTCGGTTATGGAGATGCAGGAACGACATTTGGTGATGCGGACTTATTGTCGTTCGATACCACGGGGATGATTACCATTGGCTCTGCGGCGGTGATTTCCATGGCCGATGTCAGTGGTGGCAGCAACTGGACCACCGGGACCTGGCAGTTGGTCGACTGGTCGGGAGTGGACCCGAGCATGGTGACGGGCAGTTTTACGTTTGATCTTGACACGGATTCCCTGGCATTCGGTTACGGTTGGGATGTAAGCCAATTCATGACGAACGGGACGATCTCGATCATCGATATTCCGACTCAGACCTGGATCGGTTCTGGTGTGGACCAGCCAACTCAATCTTGGGCGAACGCGGCCAACTGGGAAAACAACAACGTGCCGGGTCCAACTGATGATGTGTTCTTCGACTCAGCGGGGACAGTTTTGGGCGGGCAAACGAGGGTCATTACCGCGATCGATGAAAACAAAAGCTTCCGAAACTTGTATTTCTCCGGGGCGCAAAACTATCTGATCAACACCGGCTCCGGAGGAGTGATGTATGGCTATGGGACGGTCCTTGAGGTGCAAGGTGGCAACCAAAGTTTTGGTGCCCAGTTCCGAGTTGCCAATGGCGTGGACAATGAGTTTAACATCATCAACAACGGCACCCTAAATTTCAGCCAGCCGATCATGTATCATCGCTTGTCCGGATCGGTTGCCAACAAAACGTTGATTTTCAGCGGTAGCGGTGACACGACCGTGAATCATTTCCAACGGCGGATGAACAACTACGATTTGAGCATCGTGAAAAATGGCACAGGAACTTTGACGCTCACTGGATCGACTGCCATTGCCGCTGAGGCCAATTTGGCGGGGGCGATTACTGGCACCATGACGGTGAACGATGGGATACTGAGGATCAATCAGGAGGGGAATCTCGGAGCCAATCCCGCCGCCTTTAATCCCGGCCATCTGACGATCAATGGCGGCACCGTTTCGGCTTATGCCGACGTCACCATCGACGATGAAAATCGCGGGGTCACGTTTGGAGAAGAAGGTGCGACATTGAGGGTGGAAAATGCGGCGCAAACGTTTGCGGTGAACACGCCGGTGACGGGGGCTGGTGGATTGGTAAAGACAGGCCCGGGAACCTTGAGTCTAGGCGGAGCTAACACGTATCTAGGAGATACGGTGGTATCCAGCGGGGTGCTGCTTGCAGTCAACGAGTTGGGTTCTGCAACCGGGATCGGCAACGTTTCGGTAGCATCGGGCGCGACGCTTGGTGGCTCCGGGGCAATTTCGGGCGGCAACAGTATCTCGGTGGTCAGTGGGAGTTTCCTGCGTGTGGGGACTTCTCATGGTAGCCCGGGAGCGGCGGCGGAAGTCTTGCAGCTCGGCTTGGGAGGTGCGGCCAATGTGGCGATTCAGGGCACGATGCAGTTCGATATCCGGGGCGCAGGAAGTTTGCTGCCTTTGGATGACAATTATTATGATTCGGCCAACACCAGCAATGACTTCTTGGAAATTGAAACCTTGGGGTCGTTGAGTTTGTCTGGTGGGGTGGTGGAGGTCTCGGTGGAGAGCACGATGGACTGGGTGGATGGGCACATTTGGAAGTTGATTGACTGGTCGAACATGATGCCGTCTTCGGTGGATACGACCGGGCTCACCCTGGCAACGACGGTGTTTGATGGGTTCATGCTGGAGCAGATCATTCGGAATGATGGTTATTATGTGATGGCGATCGTGCCTGAGCCAGGACGTGCAGTTCTGTTGATGGTCGGGGCAATGGTTTTGGTCTTGCGTCGGAAACGCGATTGA